In one Pseudomonadota bacterium genomic region, the following are encoded:
- the pgeF gene encoding peptidoglycan editing factor PgeF, giving the protein MTIEALTSDLLAGTKHGFFTRKGGASSGVFAGLNCGAGSSDQAEIVQLNRARVADAMEVKPKALVTQYQVHSTDVVTVTSAHDAQETADAMVTREPGLVLGVLAADCQPVLFSEPEAGVIGAAHAGWKGAMAGVLEATVDAMVALGAVRARIRAAIGPTISQRNYEVGPEFLDRFLEEDTENQRFFAGGTGDRLHFDLPAYGLHRLREAGVGEAAWTRHCTYSDPERFYSYRRSVHLKEADYGRLISTIRL; this is encoded by the coding sequence ATGACGATCGAAGCGCTCACATCCGACCTCCTCGCCGGAACCAAGCACGGCTTCTTCACCCGCAAGGGCGGTGCCTCCTCGGGCGTTTTCGCCGGCCTCAATTGCGGCGCGGGCTCGTCTGACCAAGCCGAGATCGTCCAGCTGAACCGCGCGCGCGTGGCCGACGCCATGGAGGTGAAGCCGAAGGCGCTGGTGACGCAGTACCAGGTCCATTCCACCGATGTCGTGACCGTCACGAGCGCGCACGATGCCCAGGAGACGGCCGACGCCATGGTCACGCGGGAGCCGGGGCTCGTGCTCGGTGTGCTGGCCGCCGATTGCCAGCCGGTGCTCTTCTCCGAGCCCGAGGCCGGGGTCATCGGCGCGGCCCATGCCGGCTGGAAAGGCGCGATGGCCGGGGTGCTCGAGGCCACCGTCGATGCCATGGTCGCCCTCGGCGCCGTCCGCGCGCGCATTCGCGCCGCCATCGGCCCCACGATCTCGCAGCGCAATTACGAGGTGGGCCCCGAATTCCTCGACCGTTTCCTCGAGGAGGACACGGAGAACCAGCGCTTCTTTGCCGGTGGCACGGGGGATCGCCTACATTTTGACCTTCCCGCCTACGGCCTCCACCGCCTGCGCGAGGCCGGCGTGGGCGAGGCGGCCTGGACGCGCCACTGCACCTATTCGGACCCCGAGCGCTTTTATTCCTACCGGCGTTCGGTGCACCTCAAGGAAGCCGATTACGGGCGGCTGATTTCCACGATCCGGCTTTAG
- the lgt gene encoding prolipoprotein diacylglyceryl transferase: MVLALPFPEIGPEIFSLEVFGRSFALRWYAMAYIAGILIAWWMAARAVRNARLWSGPAPASSEQIADLITWVIIGIIAGGRLGFVLFYEPAYYLANPLEIPAIWQGGMSFHGGFLGVAVAAFLYLRSQGIPLLPLADLMAYATPPALALGRVSNFINAELWGRPTDVPWGVIFPGAAAQDCPGPVGIGAEGLCARHPSQLYEAALEGVVLCLVLVWLVHRRGAFARPGLALGVFLAGYGGARVFVEAFRQADAQFITPDNPAGWVVGLGPVGLTMGQLLSLPMLILGLVFIARAMLRRHPQPSA, from the coding sequence ATGGTCCTTGCCCTGCCCTTCCCGGAGATCGGCCCGGAGATCTTTTCGCTCGAGGTCTTCGGCCGGAGCTTCGCGCTGCGCTGGTATGCCATGGCCTATATCGCCGGAATTCTCATTGCGTGGTGGATGGCCGCGCGGGCCGTGCGCAACGCGCGGCTTTGGTCCGGCCCGGCGCCGGCCTCCTCCGAGCAGATCGCCGACCTCATCACCTGGGTGATCATCGGCATCATCGCGGGCGGGCGCCTTGGCTTCGTGCTCTTCTACGAGCCGGCCTACTATCTCGCCAATCCGCTGGAAATCCCGGCCATCTGGCAGGGCGGCATGTCCTTCCATGGCGGCTTTCTCGGCGTGGCGGTGGCCGCATTCCTTTACCTGCGGTCCCAGGGTATCCCGCTCCTGCCGCTCGCGGATCTCATGGCCTATGCCACCCCGCCCGCCCTCGCGCTCGGGCGGGTCTCGAATTTTATCAATGCCGAGCTTTGGGGCCGCCCCACTGATGTGCCCTGGGGGGTGATCTTCCCGGGCGCTGCGGCGCAGGATTGCCCGGGCCCGGTGGGTATCGGGGCCGAAGGGCTCTGCGCGCGCCATCCCTCGCAGCTCTACGAAGCCGCGCTCGAGGGCGTGGTGCTCTGCCTCGTTCTCGTCTGGCTCGTCCATCGCCGCGGGGCCTTTGCCCGGCCGGGTCTCGCCCTCGGCGTCTTTCTCGCGGGCTACGGCGGGGCGCGGGTCTTTGTGGAGGCTTTCCGGCAGGCCGACGCGCAGTTCATCACGCCCGACAATCCCGCGGGCTGGGTCGTGGGCCTCGGCCCGGTGGGGCTCACCATGGGACAGCTTCTCTCGCTGCCCATGCTCATCCTCGGCCTCGTCTTCATTGCGCGCGCGATGCTGCGCCGGCATCCACAGCCATCTGCTTGA